In Takifugu flavidus isolate HTHZ2018 chromosome 5, ASM371156v2, whole genome shotgun sequence, the following proteins share a genomic window:
- the clip1a gene encoding CAP-Gly domain-containing linker protein 1 isoform X3 has product MSAAKSTGMKGPSKIAKPSGTTAPKTNPSTAGSKAAAADKSASSASGDAQGAGENFQIGDRVWVNGNKPGYIQFLGETQFAPGQWAGIVLDEPIGKNDGSVAGVRYFQCEALRGIFTRPSKLSLTEGEANGNQTAPPSRAASPTPSVGTGASQAANAKSALPSTTAAAKKTPSTAPAPPATPPSNLARTNSESVSNLSESGSVKKGERELKIGDRVLVGGTKAGVVRFLGETDFAKGEWCGVELDEPLGKNDGAVAGTRYFQCQPKYGLFAPVHKVTRIGFPSTTPAKAKTTVRKTVATPSGMKRSPSSSSISTMSSVASSVSAKPSRTGLLTETSSRYNRKISGTTALQEALKEKQQHIEQLMAERDMERAEVAKATGYAGEMEVELRLLREEQEQMEAKMDQLRTLVEAADKDKVDLLNQLEEERRKVEDLQFRVEEACITKGDLEEEDTSNTLRAFELKEVFQVEGHRTQTRLEHVHIKELEQSLLFEKTKAEKLQRELEDTRVATVSERSRIMELEKDLSQRTREVSDLKLRLGSQQGSEGDAALTTVLEEINSLREQLASQQAKHQEEVAQYKEKLETEEKSHSDAVAQLQATSVRLSGENEQMQMRLSHAEKENAENIELWRSKLESAVASHKEAIEDLKVSFSKGAGAQTEELLETKSALERLKLEHTLALEEAGAKREAEARVWATEKQAMDAQLLSLTEDKERLEDSLRSSVERAEEQHLVEMEDVLGKLHAAEIRVKELEEKETELTRQAEDKDRETKEQMAEMVALRSQVGQNKEEMVTLKKQLDSVQSQGSDQGAKVAELSSQLESRQQEVLSLQKSLTASQQEKETLEKELGCVKQNLSESTEEKTKSAKTMQETLDKLSKKEEECTSLTTESETLRSQLAGLERKLKTAAEALEQLSKDKCKLETDISEMMKQSGDSSAQLTKMNEDLIQKERRLEELQGQLAEEKDKVAHLNEQVQQEKSHKERELKEARETHHSQINDLQEKISGLEQKVKRGETLAEELTASQEKSASQASELHAKEVEVLQNQVDKLKQELSSSKDKSEELAKSVSELQAYKEQAQCLSAELDSHKHDVEQLSRNLEKQSLDLDNMCKERDCVKAEKGKLEKELSDVQSKLSALETARAELSGQKEELQVVKDELSKSQEELLAKLKCSDEDRVKLNVELEKLRDGLLEMQSENQTLKQINGEHKMEVEELQTQSAEKDDSLLKHREQIEQTEGKYKQLLQDYESVCSRHKQLEGELSESRSKLTCEKDSLVLERDSARNAKKSLDAKNAELQAKLKSLNLEKEDLTMKNSQLQALTETLTKEKVEMSSEISAALQDKKSLEAAKEELQNKLSGTKKDLESSVRECEELKASKVSLAQMLEEFKKNSQVTDSERMNLLQQQEELLANQRKVCSEKEELQGEMEELKEKLQVTTEQLSQSKEKFKHTLSSFEDEKKAFSLQASEAEMALHALRKEKMSLESTLEQQKIDYESLLEEKGELENRYTKTAAEKNALSLECDKLAGDVRSFRDQLDRSCRDGAQETSDLTAKLEESGRREAAAEADVASLKREKAELEAELQRHKGDMEFLQKQKTELAQERDGLKLELEKSAAGFVQETEQLRNDRQRLHSETEAKLQALQQEKQEMFQQIQELKHQTGSLSEAKDLLQTKLQAESSQRSTAVSDRDELAERIEELREKLVQVTRENQELSSNFKNVTEQNKSSVADIEVLREQLRQQEQDVCQMTEEKERRLLELQETEKRMTSLTTEQEELLDGRGKLEAEVSSLRSSQEDWLTERSHLLAELQELRGLQKKLEVNIQGLQTDKALLESQYKNVVEEISAAAVAREECSSSIVALTAQKSALQVERDQAAQQIRQLELQLKNAFAKQVEATETSGKTAEALEQLTKEKDGLIKEKREAQTLLEELKNSKQEMQNELKRLRDENSKYHEDLNVSKEQLCTETERTKSLCQEIEILKEEDCAKTRSLQVLKDENDKLTQELDSSRQGQSELLKLRNENSELQNQLEESQKSTSTLKEQFDGEKAALQRSVHKNSALTAEKEQLVQNLRSELAGLHSEGASVRSLQEAVQALEQDKAALEERAQRLEKELAAAKNTLILPSGDAAVDQLREDKETAENEAAKEFLNSVIVELQRKNEELKDKLEKMAAAALNGNNSSDQNNYDDHDKEPVKKKLPPRLFCDICDCFDLHDTEDCPTQTQTPDSPPHTTYHGSKGEERPYCDICEVFGHWTDSCNDDQTF; this is encoded by the exons ATGAGTGCAGCCAAGTCCACTGGGATGAAGGGGCCCAGCAAGATAGCTAAACCTTCTGGGACCACAGCCCCCAAGACCAACCCCAGTACAG CTGGAtccaaagctgctgcagctgacaagTCGGCTTCGAGTGCCAGTGGAGACGCCCAGGGCGCCGGGGAGAACTTCCAGATTGGAGACCGTGTGTGGGTGAACGGCAACAAGCCGGGCTACATACAGTTTTTGGGAGAGACACAGTTTGCCCCGGGACAGTGGGCAGGGATCGTTTTGGATGAGCCCATCGGGAAGAACGACGGCTCGGTGGCAGGGGTGCGCTACTTCCAGTGTGAGGCGCTGCGAGGAATATTCACCCGCCCGTCCAAGTTGTCTCTCACCGAAGGGGAAGCAAATGGAAATCAGACGGCGCCGCCCTCCCGAGCGGCATCACCCACTCCCTCGGTCGGGACCGGAGCCTCTCAAGCAGCGAACGCAAAGTCAGCGTTGCCCTCGACTACCGCAGCAGCCAAGAAGACCCCGTCCACTGCACCAGCGCCACCGGCCACTCCGCCCTCCAACCTGGCACGCACAAACAGCGAGTCCGTCTCCAACCTCTCGGAGAGCGGATCGGTCAAAAAGGGCGAAAGAGAGCTGAAGATCGGTGACCGTGTTCTG GTTGGCGGCACCAAAGCCGGAGTGGTTCGTTTTCTTGGGGAAACCGATTTCGCCAAAGGGGAATGGTGTGGCGTGGAACTGGATGAACCTTTAGGAAAGAATGACGGGGCAGTGGCGGGCACGAG ATATTTCCAGTGCCAACCCAAGTACGGGTTATTCGCTCCAGTGCACAAAGTCACACGCATTGGCTTTCCATCCACAACGCCAgccaaagcaaaaacaacagttcGGAAAACGGTGGCCACGCCATCCGGGATGAAGCGGAGCCCCAGTTCGTCCTCCATCAGCACCATGAGCTCCGTCGCGTCTTCCGTCAGTGCCAAGCCCAGTCGCACAGGCCTG CTAACGGAGACATCGTCGCGATATAACCGTAAAATCTCCGGCACCACGGCCTTGCAGGAGGCcctgaaggagaagcagcagcatatTGAACAGCTAATGGCCGAGAGGGACATGGAGAGGGCTGAGGTGGCCAAAGCCACTGGCTATGCTGGGGAGATGGAAGTAGAGCTAAGGTTGCTGAGGGAGGAACAAGAACAG atgGAGGCTAAAATGGACCAGTTGCGGACCCTGGTGGAAGCTGCAGACAAGGACAAAGTTGACTTGctgaaccagctggaggaggagagaag GAAGGTGGAGGACCTTCAGTTCCGTGTGGAGGAAGCTTGCATTACCAAAGGAGACCTGGAG GAAGAAGACACCTCAAATACCCTGAGGGCATTTGAGCTTAAAGAGGTGTTTCAAGTTGAGGGCCACAGG ACGCAGACCAGACTGGAGCATGTCCACATTAAGGAGCTTGAACAGAGCCTGCTCTTTGAAAAGACCAAAGCTGAGAAACTCCAAAGAGAGTTAGAAGACACTAGG GTTGCTACTGTCTCAGAAAGATCCCGTATTATGGAGCTTGAGAAAGACCTTTCGCAGCGAACAAGAGAAGTATCCGACCTGAAGCTGCGTCTGGGTAGCCAACAGGGCTCTGAGGGGGATGCCGCTCTTACCACCGTCTTGGAAGAAATAAACTCTTTAAGGGAACAGTTAGCATCCCAGCAGGCTAAGCATCAAGAAGAGGTGGCACAATACAAAGAAAAGTTGGAAACCGAAGAAAAATCCCACAGTGACGCTGTCGCTCAACTCCAGGCAACATCTGTGAGGCTCTCTGGTGAAAATGAGCAGATGCAGATGCGTTTAAGCCATGCCGAGAAAGAAAACGCTGAGAACATTGAACTTTGGCGATCCAAACTGGAGTCTGCCGTCGCCTCTCATAAAGAAGCCATAGAAGACCTGAAAGTGTCCTTTAGTAAAGGTGCAGGTGCACAGACAGAAGAACTCTTGGAAACCAAAAGTGCTCTAGAAAGACTGAAGTTGGAGCACACGCTAGCTTTGGAAGAGGCTGGAGCAAAACGTGAAGCTGAAGCCAGAGTTTGGGCCACGGAGAAACAGGCAATGGACGCGCAGCTGCTGTCTTTGACAGAGGATAAGGAAAGGCTGGAGGATTCCCTACGTTCTAGCGTAgaaagagcagaggagcagcacctGGTGGAGATGGAGGACGTTCTGGGAAAACTTCATGCTGCAGAAATTCGGGTGAAAGagctggaagagaaagaaacagagtTAACACGGCAGGCtgaagacaaagacagagaaaccAAAGAGCAGATGGCAGAAATGGTGGCGCTTCGTAGCCAAGTAGGGCAAAATAAAGAGGAGATGGTTACCCTGAAGAAGCAATTGGACTCGGTTCAGAGCCAAGGCAGTGACCAGGGTGCTAAA GTCGCAGAATTGAGTTCTCAGTTGGAGAGCCGACAGCAAGAAGTTCTTTCTTTACAGAAGAGTCTCACTGCATCACAGCAAGAGAAGGAGACCCTGGAGAAAGAACTTGGATGTGTG aaacagaattTATCTGAAagcacagaggagaaaacaaagtcAGCAAAAACTATGCAAG AAACTCTTGACAAGCTCAGtaagaaagaggaggaatgtACGTCTTTGACTACAGAATCAGAGACTCTCCGAAGTCAGCTCGCTG GCCTGGAGAGAAAGCTGAAGACTGCAGCTGAAGCACTCGAACAGCTTTCTAAGGACAAATGCAAACTGGAAACGGACATATCAGAAATGATGAAGCAGTCTGGTGACAGTTCTGCTCAGCTAACCAAAAtgaatgaagacctgatacagAAAGAAAG GAGGCTTGAGGAGTTGCAGGGTCAGTTAGCGGAGGAGAAGGATAAGGTGGCACATTTGAACGAGCAAGTTCAACAAGAAAAATCCCACAAAGAGCGGGAGCTGAAAGAAGCCAGGGAGACGCATCATTCTCAAATAAATGACCTTCAGGAAAAGATCAGCGGCCTG GAGCAGAAGGTTAAACGGGGGGAGACCCTGGCCGAGGAGCTGACGGCTTCACAGGAGAAATCCGCCTCTCAGGCCTCCGAGCTTCATGCTAAGGAAGTTGAGGTGCTTCAAAATCAGGTAGACAAGTTGAAGCAGGAACTTTCTTCCTCCAAAGACAAATCCGAGGAGTTGGCGAAGTCTGTATCTGAACTACAGGCGTACAAGGAACAGGCTCAG TGTCTTTCTGCTGAGCTTGACTCCCACAAGCATGATGTTGAACAATTGTCCAGAAATCTGGAGAAGCAGAGTCTAGATCTGGATAACATGTGTAAAGAAAGGGACTGTGTTAAGGCAGAGAAAGGCAAACTGGAAAAAGAGCTTTCAGATGTGCAGAGTAAGCTCTCGGCCCTCGAGACCGCTCGGGCAGAGCTGTCGGGCCAGAAAGAAGAATTGCAGGTAGTCAAAGACGAGCTTTCCAAAAGTCAAGAGGAGCTACTCGCCAAGCTGAAGTGCTCAGATGAAGACAGAGTGAAACTCAacgtggagctggagaagctcagAGACGGTCTTCTGGAAATGCAGAGCGAAAACCAAACCCTCAAGCAGATTAACGGCGAGCACAAGATGGAAGTGGAGGAGCTTCAGACACAAAGTGCAGAGAAGGACGATTCGTTGCTGAAGCATCGGGAGCAAATCGAGCAAACTGAAGGGAAATACAAGCAGCTGCTCCAAGATTATGAAAGTGTCTGCAGTCGGCACAAGCAGCTTGAAGGTGAACTCAGTGAAAGCAGATCGAAACTCACATGTGAGAAGGACAGTTTGGTTCTAGAGAGAGACTCTGCCAGGAATGCCAAAAAGTCTCTAGATGCTAaaaatgcagagctgcaggcaAAACTAAAATCCTTAAACCTAGAAAAAGAAGACCTGACAATGAAGAACAGCCAACTGCAGGCCCTCACAGAGACACTAACAaaagagaaggtggagatgTCCTCAGAAATCAGCGCCGCGCTCCAGGATAAAAAGAGTCTGGAGGCGGCAAAGGAAGAGCTCCAGAATAAGCTCAGCGGGACCAAGAAAGACTTGGAGAGCTCCGTCCGTGAATGCGAAGAACTGAAAGCCTCAAAAGTCAGCTTGGCCCAGATGTTGGAAGAGTTCAAGAAGAACAGTCAAGTGACGGATTCTGAAAGGAtgaaccttctgcagcagcaggaagagctgctggCAAACCAAAGGAAAGTCTGCAGCGAGAAGGAAGAGCTCCAGGGGGAGATGGAAGAGCTAAAGGAGAAGCTCCAAGTCACCACGGAGCAGCTCTCTCAGTCCAAAGAAAAATTCAAGCACACTTTATCATCATTCGAGGACGAAAAGAAAGCCTTTTCCCTGCAGGCTTCTGAAGCCGAGATGGCCCTTCACGCTCTACGCAAGGAGAAGATGAGCCTGGAGTCGACACTTGAGCAACAGAAAATAGATTATGAGTCTTTAttggaggagaagggagaatTGGAAAATAGGTACACGAAAACCGCAGCGGAGAAAAATGCTCTGTCTCTGGAGTGCGATAAGTTGGCTGGCGACGTGCGGTCCTTCAGAGATCAGTTGGACAGAAGCTGCCGAGACGGCGCTCAAGAAACATCGGACTTAACGGCAAAACTCGAGGAAAGCGGGCGGCGAGAGGCTGCGGCTGAGGCAGATGTGGCCTCCCTGAAACGGGAAAAGGCCGAGCTAGAAGCTGAACTGCAGAGACACAAGGGGGACATGGAATTTCTCCAAAAGCAAAAGACCGAACTCGCACAGGAGCGCGATGGACTAAAACTGGAGTTGGAGAAGAGCGCCGCGGGTTTTGTTCAGGAGACCGAACAGCTCAGAAATGATCGCCAGCGTTTGCACTCTGAGACCGAAGCAAAGCTTCAGGCGCTGCAACAAGAGAAGCAGGAGATGTTCCAGCAGATCCAGGAACTAAAACACCAGACCGGATCCCTGTCGGAGGCCAAGGATCTCCTCCAGACTAAGCTACAGGCGGAATCCAGCCAGCGGAGCACGGCGGTGTCGGACAGGGACGAGCTCGCCGAACGAATCGAAGAGCTGCGGGAAAAACTGGTCCAAGTTACACGAGAGAACCAAGAGCTTTCTTCAAACTTTAAGAACGTGACCGAGCAAAACAAGTCCTCCGTCGCGGATATAGAGGTGTTGAGAGAACAGCTGAGGCAACAAGAGCAAGACGTCTGTCAGATGACGGAAGAAAAGGAACGGCGATTGCTTGAACTCCAAGAGACGGAGAAGCGGATGACCTCCCTGACCACGGAGCAGGAAGAGCTATTAGACGGACGTGGTAAGCTGGAGGCGGAGGTTTCCTCTCTCCGCTCAAGCCAAGAGGACTGGCTCACCGAGCGCTCGCATCTCCTCGCCGAGCTCCAAGAGCTGCGGGGCCtccagaagaagctggaggtcAACATTCAGGGTCTTCAAACGGATAAAGCGCTGCTGGAAAGCCAGTATAAGAATGTTGTTGAGGAGATTTCGGCCGCTGCCGTTGCGAGAGAAGAGTGTAGCTCCAGCATCGTAGCCCTGACGGCCCAGAAGAGCGCTCTGCAGGTGGAGAGAGACCAAGCAGCCCAACAGATCAGGCAgcttgagctgcagctgaaaaatGCCTTTGCCAAACAGGTTGAG GCCACAGAGACCTCTGGCAAAACTGCCGAGGCTCTTGAACAgctgacaaaagaaaaagacgGACTGAtaaaggagaagagggaggccCAGACACTGCTGGAAGAGCTCAAGAATTCCAAGCAGGAGATGCAGAATGAG CTGAAAAGGCTGAGGGATGAAAATTCCAAGTACCACGAAGACCTGAATGTGTCCAAAGAGCAACTTTGCACAGAAACTGAGAGGACAAAGAGTCTGTGCCAGGAAAT CGAGATCCTTAAAGAGGAGGATTGTGCGAAGACGCGGTCCCTCCAGGTGCTGAAGGATGAAAACGACAAGCTGACACAAGAGCTTGACAGCAGCCGCCAAGGCCAAAGTGAACTCCTCAAG CTCAGGAATGAAAACTCAGAACTCCAGAATCAGTTGGAAGAGAGTCAAAAAAG CACGAGCACCTTAAAGGAGCAGTTTGATGGCGAGAAGGCCGCCCTCCAACGGTCCGTCCATAAAAACAGTGCCTTAACTGcagagaaggagcagctggtACAAAACCTGAGGAGCGAG ctggCCGGGCTGCACAGCGAAGGTGCTTCGGTTCGATCCCTGCAGGAGGCCGTTCAGGCCCTGGAGCAGGACAAGGCGGCCCTAGAGGAGCGCGCTCAGAGGCTGGAGAAGGAACTGGCTGCAGCAAAAAACACGCTCATCCTGCCCTCGG GTGATGCGGCGGTGGACCAGCTCAGAGAGGACAAGGAGACTGCGGAGAATGAG GCAGCG AAAGAGTTTCTGAATTCAGTCATCGTCGAACTCCAGAGAAAGAACGAGGAGCTCAAGGACAAGCTGGAGAAAATGGCCGCCGCGGCGCTGAACGGAAATAATTCGAGTGACCAGAATAACTATGACGA CCACGACAAGGAACCCGTGAAGAAGAAGCTCCCCCCGAGGCTTTTCTGTGACATCTGCGATTGCTTCGACCTCCACGACACGGAGGACTGCCCGACCCAGACGCAGACGCCCGACTCCCCCCCGCACACCACCTACCACGGCAGTAAAGGAGAGGAGCGACCCTACTGCGACATCTGCGAGGTCTTCGGTCACTGGACCGACTCCTGTAACGATGACCAGACCTTttaa